In Anas platyrhynchos isolate ZD024472 breed Pekin duck chromosome 19, IASCAAS_PekinDuck_T2T, whole genome shotgun sequence, the genomic window AGCATGTTGGATCTATTAGTGCTAAACAGTGGTCTGGAGAAAACTCTGCCTTGGCTCTAAGCTGCTGGGAGGTGGAGACAAACCTGGAGAAGGGTCTCTGTCTGCATGCCCTATTTGTGGTACTCTTCTCTAGCATTCCCTGGGAACTGTTGGTGGAAGTGTGGCACAGAGTTACAGAAACCTACAGGCTTACAAAAGCTTATCATTAGCAGTTACTGGAGATTATCAGGCCCTGGCTATCTGTCAAATACATTGCAAATTCTCTTGGAGCACCCCTGCTGGCTTTTCTGCCTCCCATGGCGTTAGAAGAGCAACCTGGCTGCCTCAGCTTTACGGTGGAGATGCAGACTGCAAAGAGCACCTCGGTGGGGTCTCCTCATCTGTGTTCCTCTTCTGCTTCTGGTCAACACCAAGCCATGTCCTGCCCACCCTTGGGGGTGCTGAGTCCTCACCCCACCATGGGAGTCAGGGCACCCGAGCCTTAGCTTGCTGAGCTGGGGGCCTGGCCAGAGGTGCAGACCTGAtaggggctgctgtgggatcCAGGATGGATCAGCTCTTTGGTAAGAAAAGCAGATTCCTGCCCAGAGTTAGGAGCTGGTTGATGTTGTGGACCCATTTATGTCAAACCAGGTTTTGCTGTCCAGACAGAGACCAGTTCTTCAGACTGAGAATTAGCATTTCAAATTTCTCTTCTAAGGCCGgctgaaaatatgaaattaaagcaaaaaccATGCAGATCCTTGCTTTCCTTGGTGAATTGCCCCAGAGCACACATTTATTAAGACATAAATACAAAGtggtggagaaaaagaacactttTGCTTGCTTGtagtccagttctgggctcatGGAAGAGCCAAAGCTCAGTTTTTGGGTGGCTCTGGCAGAGAGCATCAGCACAACCGGAGAGAAGCTGCAAAACAACTTAGTCCCTTCAGGCCTGGGGGAACAGCCTTGCTTAAACACCTTCTGCCAAGGGGAGCTAAAACATTCTGCTAGTGGTGCCGCTCCTCGCCTTGACCCTGTAGAGGAATAAATACGTGTGAACACCACACCCCGAGCCAGAAGTGAGCTCTAGTTAACAGCCGTGTCTTGGCCAGCTGTCATAATAGATCCACATGTGGGAACTGTAGGCCATGAACATCacatctgctctgctctggtgacgTGCGTTGTCCATTTCGGTGGCCTCCTCTGATACAAAGTGTTGTGGCACTGCCTTGTCCCGTTGCCCCTCTCCATGGCTCTGGGTGAGCGGCCTTGGGCCCGCCGCTGTGTAGGTGTGGCGTGCTGactgcaggcagcagtgctCACACTGGGCTTCACCCCCGTGGCGGGGCTGGCCGGCTCCAGGACACAGAGTGCTCTGACCTGCCATGCTGGGCTAGGCCGCCACGTCCCACTCTCTTCTTTCTGGGATTCCTTGGGTGAAAGGCAAAGTTTGCTTACACACCGGGCACCGGTACAGTGTGTTCCGCCTGTAGGGAAGAGACTGTCTGGGGTAAATTCCTATAGGAGGGTACAAAAGCATGTTTCTTGTTATGGCTAATCAGCAGAGGAGGGTGGAGGGGAGGGAGCCTTCCTGGGAAGGCCATGGACTGTCCTCAGCGGTTGAAGAAGAAGGACTTGAGGCTCTGCAGGAACTGTgacttctgtctctgcttctgcttcttccgGATGATGGGGATCCAGACTAGGCCACAAACGAGGAGCATCAGTCCCATGGACAGAAAAGCCGGGCCACAcattttgtaaacatttttgttcttgaTTTGGATGCAAGACAGGCTGGTGATGACCATCCCGAAGAGGAAGACGGCTGCTCCGACAGACACGACAATGACGGGCTTGTGGTATATTTCCCACTTGCTCCGGGACGCGCTGGTCCAGACAGACTCGCTCCGGGAGCTGATGCAGAGGGTGCTGGCCGTGTTGCTGGTCAGCAGCTCCTTGGACGGAGGGGACTTCTCACTCCCATCAGGGCTCTTGGGGGGGTTTTCCATGGTGACAGGGTCTGAGGAGGAGACCTGagatggaaagaagaaagagcagTGCAGGACTACTGCTGGAGGGTGGACTGAGTGCTTTCCATCAAGTCATTAATCAGTAGCATGGCCTCAGGCCAAGTCAAATGAAGGTGGAGAACAATTTGGGAGTTGATACAGGGGGAGGAGAGCACCATGCCTATCTGAGCAGTGAAATGAGGAATAAGCAACTGAGTCCTGCAGGTAGGCAGGACTGAGGGTACCTGCAGGAGTCCTATTGCCCACCCATGGGCCCCAAGACAGATATGTCTCTATTCCCCAGCTTCCAGCTCTCAGAGATGCAGTGGTGGGATGATGGTATCCCTGGAGCTGTTTCCCTCCCAGATCCCCACTTACACCTCAGCACCTTGTGGCATGGTCatctggaggagaggaggctctggggagaccttattgcacCTTTTCAACTTATAAAGTGGGCTTatagaaaagacaaagaaaggctttttaCCAGGGCCTGTGGTGGCAGGACCAGGGGAAATAATTCTAAACTTGAAAGAGGACAGATTTGGACagggaataaagaagaaatttttcaccatgaaaaatgtgctgtggcacaggttgcctagagaagctgtggatgccagatccctggaggtgttcaaattcagattggatggggctttgggcaacctggtctgtttggaggtgtccctgcatgtggcagggggttggaattagatgatttttaaaatcccttccaaccaaaaccaCTGTGTGAATCCATGCTCTCTTCCCCTTGCATgtggagaaactgaggcagggatTCACCACATCAGGACCACGCAGCGGAGACCTCGAGGCACCTTCCTGGGGGCTGAGCACCTGCTTTAGACCCCTGGAGTTGGCTGTTCCTCACTGCCACATCCAGCTTGGACCTGTCAGCCCTGTGCCCTTGGCACAGGAGCATTTCCTTGCTAAGTGCCCAGGAAGGGAGGCAGAGAAGCTCCCATCACACTGTACATATTTTCCCAGCTCTGTGAGGGCTCACAAGTTGCACTGAAATGCTGCGCTTTGCGGTGGCGGGGTCAGAGATGTGGCTGCCTCAGGGGCAATGCTCTGCATTGTTTTTTCACCTACTCGAGGAGGAAATGCATTTTCCCAGAAACAGCATGCCTTTAGCACACAGAAACCATTATGGTAAATTGGAAACAGTGTGCATTATGTTAACCACCATTTCCTCggggctctgcagaggaaaacaGGGCATGAAGCTTGCTGGGGAGTGCTCACCAGCCTGCAGGACCCTGCACACTGCTGAGCGGCCCTGCAGGGATGAACCTACCAAGCTCAGCTCTTCCTGGGCACCATGCGAGCTTTGAGCCTGGCACTGATCCAGACCTGCTCAGGCCCTTGTTTGGCACAGCAGGCTGGGTGTTTTCCTGCCTGTCATACGGCTCACAAGAGGATGCACAACATGGATGATGCTGGCCTGGGTTTGCGTCCCACTTTGGCTGCAGCGAGGTGTAGAGGAGATGAGCACAGAGCCCAGTGCCTCCAGCTCATTTCCCACTGCTGCTGATCAATGCCAGGGCTTGCACCGCGTCACTGCAGCTTCATGGAGCTGCAAAGCTGCTCCAGAGGCACAGTCATAAGGAAACCCATCCCTACCTGGGCCATGCTGGGCCCAGTGTCCATCTAGGGATACCGGTGGCTGGGTGCCAGCCAGCACCTCCCTTGTTCTTTCACCCAAGTCTCCTGCCCAG contains:
- the PIRT gene encoding phosphoinositide-interacting protein, which produces MVSSSDPVTMENPPKSPDGSEKSPPSKELLTSNTASTLCISSRSESVWTSASRSKWEIYHKPVIVVSVGAAVFLFGMVITSLSCIQIKNKNVYKMCGPAFLSMGLMLLVCGLVWIPIIRKKQKQRQKSQFLQSLKSFFFNR